The following coding sequences are from one Scomber japonicus isolate fScoJap1 chromosome 3, fScoJap1.pri, whole genome shotgun sequence window:
- the nat8l2 gene encoding N-acetyltransferase 8-like 2 isoform X2: MQLLIRRYRPSDKDTVLRLFSTGIQEHIVPCFHNAMTSVDYLTITLALCGAGYLLGSVLGAVLLPGVWVGLVYYCCHELYASYVRGRLRTDMQDIPGNYLSRPDDCFWVAETEVDGRSQIVGIVAVVARQSGKEKYGELFRMIISPLCRRTGLGSRMTQTVVDFCKEQGFSKVVLETSSTQTAAVALYKKLGFSHVLSHTKTEAPLWMVTLTKVTVLKMEKHL; this comes from the coding sequence ATGCAGCTGTTGATCCGCCGCTACCGTCCCTCAGACAAGGACACAGTGCTGAGGCTGTTCAGCACCGGCATTCAGGAGCACATCGTTCCATGTTTTCACAATGCCATGACCAGCGTGGACTACCTCACCATCACCCTCGCTCTGTGTGGTGCTGGCTACCTCCTTGGATCTGTGTTAGGGGCTGTGCTGTTACCAGGAGTCTGGGTGGGCCTTGTCTACTACTGCTGTCATGAGCTTTATGCCAGCTACGTCAGAGGGAGACTCCGGACTGACATGCAGGACATTCCTGGGAACTACCTGAGCAGACCAGATGACTGTTTCTGGGTGGCTGAGACTGAGGTCGATGGGAGGTCCCAGATCGTGGGTATTGTGGCTGTAGTGGCTAGACAAAGCGGGAAGGAAAAGTACGGTGAACTGTTCAGAATGATAATCTCGCCGTTGTGCAGACGCACTGGCCTGGGCTCCAGGATGACTCAGACAGTGGTTGACTTCTGTAAGGAACAAGGTTTCTCCAAAGTGGTGCTGGAAACCAGCTCCACCCAGACCGCTGCTGTGGCACTGTACAAGAAACTGGGGTTCAGCCACGTGCTCTCACACACCAAAACAGAGGCTCCCCTCTGGATGGTAACACTAACCAAAGTCAcggttttaaaaatggaaaaacacctGTAG
- the nat8l2 gene encoding N-acetyltransferase 8-like 2 isoform X1, giving the protein MSNCFNIRNHFIVVMQLLIRRYRPSDKDTVLRLFSTGIQEHIVPCFHNAMTSVDYLTITLALCGAGYLLGSVLGAVLLPGVWVGLVYYCCHELYASYVRGRLRTDMQDIPGNYLSRPDDCFWVAETEVDGRSQIVGIVAVVARQSGKEKYGELFRMIISPLCRRTGLGSRMTQTVVDFCKEQGFSKVVLETSSTQTAAVALYKKLGFSHVLSHTKTEAPLWMVTLTKVTVLKMEKHL; this is encoded by the coding sequence TTCATCGTGGTCATGCAGCTGTTGATCCGCCGCTACCGTCCCTCAGACAAGGACACAGTGCTGAGGCTGTTCAGCACCGGCATTCAGGAGCACATCGTTCCATGTTTTCACAATGCCATGACCAGCGTGGACTACCTCACCATCACCCTCGCTCTGTGTGGTGCTGGCTACCTCCTTGGATCTGTGTTAGGGGCTGTGCTGTTACCAGGAGTCTGGGTGGGCCTTGTCTACTACTGCTGTCATGAGCTTTATGCCAGCTACGTCAGAGGGAGACTCCGGACTGACATGCAGGACATTCCTGGGAACTACCTGAGCAGACCAGATGACTGTTTCTGGGTGGCTGAGACTGAGGTCGATGGGAGGTCCCAGATCGTGGGTATTGTGGCTGTAGTGGCTAGACAAAGCGGGAAGGAAAAGTACGGTGAACTGTTCAGAATGATAATCTCGCCGTTGTGCAGACGCACTGGCCTGGGCTCCAGGATGACTCAGACAGTGGTTGACTTCTGTAAGGAACAAGGTTTCTCCAAAGTGGTGCTGGAAACCAGCTCCACCCAGACCGCTGCTGTGGCACTGTACAAGAAACTGGGGTTCAGCCACGTGCTCTCACACACCAAAACAGAGGCTCCCCTCTGGATGGTAACACTAACCAAAGTCAcggttttaaaaatggaaaaacacctGTAG